One Choristoneura fumiferana chromosome 25, NRCan_CFum_1, whole genome shotgun sequence genomic region harbors:
- the LOC141442255 gene encoding uncharacterized protein, with amino-acid sequence MAISAQRDLVSSMKTETFLNVSIINKFYSLPPELRQFNKDALEKLTQNVFNPLSYYLVSIVDPEKAAALSWPLYDTKTERTYRNELSAFIADYSGKGLLSPVMSSYLVNPACYKVTVFMFQLSQLAVQKILKSKMKRDHQKKLYCEMKEKYKSVIQDPGFVETVERENEVMLKKLANYLQKRKKYEKIAKLFGDRIRSMGDKLLKLKAQEYIDSLVDSFVDDSLDEATKLSILEIKNVNKPAPFFDAWLEDIDLELGMLESEWESKMSSMVKSATKTMELTKELIERQTGEADKSSYMVEYNHVTDEICTKDLQDKVNSQQKYILKNIVKHERLSFPNLIRGYIVAVSYILKNKQIGDGVYQFNEYLQHGNKSYSEMVMAMKNLMERVGNAESRLEPSIVSFNQSISIKEVPEIPPLPDLSDLSMKRDPQVYFDTFTPLGLPKNRFNLRKTNTGTASFLKPQNRSLMHQIPRDDFLKNFASGPFFERQNSNPNACNLSIISQVHARSNETIAECSSGFTKQQIQRLLSTHKKSSSTKKHKFKLDRPQIHVKKGLFNISNTSSENGIVRCHSSPNLLEIKEKQFTQRRRKLSIMQEGSPSLVEVSGIMSLEQKHTPLSLDRSPMNNTAVPIPGIVITPSKESNFTKNTAVENGDSSVTSLGPKKSIDAEEDTSNITPKSRIPVPVKKTSSIEKIINRFKRVRANVVAMEDDVNIKTIVEEKENFNAVNVDVFTANKILLPDLLSPSCSMFTFKASEFLDPISNDVETEVRKPRESLGTALGVDNTFLDQFDLID; translated from the exons ATGGCAATATCAGCTCAACGCGATCTTGTCAGCTCCATGAAAACAGAAACATTCCTAAATGTTTCTATCATTAACAAGTTTTACTCATTGCCTCCGGAACTTAGGCAATTCAACAAAGATGCCTTGGAGAAGCTTACACAAAACGTATTCAACCCtctttcatattatttagtgtcaattGTGGACCCAGAAAAGGCGGCAGCGCTTTCATGGCCACTATATGATACCAAAACTGAAAGAACTTATCGAAATGAACTTTCTGCTTTTATAGCTGATTACAGCGGTAAAGGACTGCTTTCTCCTGTGATGTCATCATATTTAGTTAACCCAGCATGCTATAAAGTAACTGTTTTCATGTTCCAACTATCTCAGTTGGCTGTACAGAAAATTCTCAAGTCTAAAATGAAAAGAGATCACCAAAAAAAGCTATACTGTGAAATGAAGGAAAAATACAAGTCAGTTATTCAAGACCCAGGGTTTGTAGAGACTGTTGAAAGAGAAAATGaagttatgttaaaaaaattggcaaatTATTTACAGAAGAGAAAGAAATATGAGAAAATAGCTAAGTTATTTGGTGATAGAATTAGATCTATGGGGGATAAATTGTTGAAGTTAAAAGCTCAGGAGTACATAGACAGCTTGGTGGATAGTTTTGTGGATGATTCATTGGACGAAGCTACGAAGTTAAGTATactagaaataaaaaatgtaaacaaaccagCTCCGTTTTTTGATGCTTGGCTAGAAGACATCGATTTAGAACTAGGCATGTTAGAATCAGAATGGGAAAGCAAAATGTCTTCGATGGTAAAATCTGCAACAAAAACCATGGAGTTGACCAAAGAATTAATAGAAAGGCAAACTGGTGAAGCGGACAAAAGTTCCTACATGGTAGAATATAACCATGTTACTGATGAAATTTGCACAAAAGATTTGCAAGATAAAGTGAACAGTCAGCAGAAATATATTCTTAAAAACATAGTAAAACATGAGAGATTGAGTTTCCCGAACCTGATACGGGGCTACATAGTGGCTGTGAGTTACATATTGAAGAACAAGCAGATTGGTGATGGGGTGTATCAATTCAATGAGTATCTTCAGCATGGCAACAAAAGCTACTCGGAAATGGTTATGGCCATGAAAAACCTGATGGAGAGAGTTGGCAATGCAGAGTCCAGGCtggag ccaTCCATTGTTTCTTTCAACCAGTCAATATCAATAAAAGAGGTTCCTGAAATCCCACCGCTGCCTGACCTCTCAGACCTTTCAATGAAACGGGACCCACAAGTCTACTTTGATACCTTCACACCTCTTGGTTTACCTAAGAACCGGTTCAACTTACGAAAAACCAATACTGGCACTGCATCATTCCTCAAACCACAGAACCGATCTCTAATGCACCAAATCCCAAGAGATGACTTTCTGAAAAACTTTGCATCAGGACCatttttcgaaagacaaaattcGAACCCTAATGCCTGCAACTTGTCTATAATCTCCCAAGTGCACGCGCGGAGTAACGAAACTATAGCAGAATGCTCTTCAGGCTTCACCAAGCAACAAATACAGAGACTACTTTCGACGCACAAAAAATCAAGCAGCACAAAGAAACATAAATTCAAACTCGACAGACCACAAATACACGTAAAGAAAGgtctgtttaatatttctaacaCTTCCAGTGAAAATGGTATAGTTCGTTGTCATTCATCACCAAACCTACTTGAAATCAAAGAGAAGCAATTCACCCAAAGGCGGAGAAAGCTATCTATCATGCAAGAAGGAAGCCCCTCGCTTGTTGAAGTGTCAGGAATCATGTCTTTGGAACAAAAACATACACCATTAAGCTTAGACAGAAGTCCTATGAACAATACCGCAGTGCCTATACCTGGGATAGTGATTACTCCCAGTAAAGAAAGCAATTTCACAAAGAACACTGCTGTTGAAAATGGAGACTCTAGTGTAACATCACTAGGGCCAAAGAAATCTATTGATGCAGAGGAGGATACATCTAACATTACACCAAAGAGTAGAATCCCTGTGCCTGTTAAAAAAACAAGTTCTATAGAAAAAATAATCAACAGATTTAAAAGAGTTCGCGCTAATGTGGTAGCAATGGAAGATgatgtaaatataaaaactattGTTGAAGAAAAGGAAAATTTTAACGCTGTTAATGTTGATGTGTTTACAGCAAATAAGATATTATTGCCTGACTTGTTAAGTCCGAGTTGTAGTATGTTTACCTTTAAAGCTAGTGAGTTTTTAGATCCAATAAGTAATGATGTTGAGACTGAAGTTAGAAAACCAAGAGAAAGTCTGGGCACTGCCCTTGGTGTTGACAACACTTTTTTGGATCAATTTGATCTTATCGACTGA